The following coding sequences are from one Planctomicrobium piriforme window:
- a CDS encoding DUF1501 domain-containing protein: MHELLQQTRRHFFSQCSMGIGGLALASLMSNGRLAAAPATRNPLEPRQPHFPAKAKNVIFLFMAGGPSQLELFDYKPKLQELNGQPIPQSYVEGKRFAFMNTSNGMNLLGTRKTFQQVGESGAWISEMLPYTAQVADDLCFVKTCKTDLFNHAPAKLFMNTGTGQFGRPSMGAWLTYGLGSASSDLPGFVVLQSGPRGPRGGASLWGSGMLPSTYQGVPLRNQGEPILSLTTPGGVSAAQQREVIDVVRELNLKQLVETGDQEIATRINAYEMAYRMQTSAPELMDTGSESQSTFDLYGIKEPNESSFARNCLLARRLVERGVRFVQLYHTNWDSHGGVGETLEDDFPKVVKQVDQPCAALIHDLKSRGLLEDTIVIWGGEFGRTPMGENREKTGRNHHIDAFTMWFAGGGFKPGMTYGETDELGFGVAENPCHVRDLHATILHQLGLNHEQLSVRFQGLDYRLTGVNPAHVIKDIAS, from the coding sequence ATGCACGAACTCCTTCAACAAACGCGGCGTCATTTCTTCAGTCAATGCTCGATGGGCATCGGCGGCCTGGCGCTCGCGTCGTTGATGTCGAATGGCCGTCTGGCTGCCGCTCCCGCAACGCGAAACCCGCTCGAACCCAGGCAGCCGCATTTTCCTGCCAAAGCGAAGAACGTGATCTTCCTGTTCATGGCCGGCGGTCCGTCGCAACTGGAGCTGTTCGACTACAAGCCGAAGTTGCAGGAACTCAATGGGCAACCGATTCCTCAAAGCTATGTGGAAGGGAAACGTTTCGCGTTCATGAACACCAGCAACGGCATGAACTTGCTGGGGACGCGCAAAACTTTTCAACAGGTGGGTGAGAGCGGAGCCTGGATCAGCGAGATGCTGCCTTACACCGCTCAGGTGGCCGACGATTTGTGTTTCGTCAAAACCTGTAAGACCGACTTGTTCAATCATGCTCCGGCCAAGCTCTTCATGAACACCGGGACAGGGCAGTTCGGCCGCCCCAGCATGGGGGCCTGGCTCACCTATGGACTCGGAAGCGCTTCCAGCGACTTGCCCGGCTTTGTGGTGCTGCAAAGCGGCCCGCGCGGTCCTCGCGGTGGAGCGAGCCTGTGGGGAAGCGGCATGCTGCCGAGCACCTATCAGGGGGTGCCGCTTCGTAATCAAGGGGAGCCGATTCTCAGTCTCACGACACCCGGCGGAGTCAGCGCTGCACAGCAGCGCGAGGTGATCGACGTCGTTCGCGAACTGAATCTCAAGCAGCTTGTCGAAACCGGCGATCAGGAAATCGCAACTCGCATCAACGCGTATGAAATGGCCTACCGGATGCAGACCAGCGCTCCGGAACTGATGGACACCGGCAGCGAAAGCCAGTCGACCTTCGATCTCTACGGCATCAAGGAACCGAACGAATCGAGCTTCGCCCGTAACTGCCTGCTCGCGCGGCGTCTCGTCGAACGCGGAGTCCGCTTCGTGCAGTTGTATCACACCAACTGGGACAGCCACGGCGGAGTGGGCGAGACGCTCGAAGACGATTTCCCCAAAGTCGTGAAACAGGTCGACCAGCCGTGTGCCGCACTCATTCACGATCTCAAATCACGCGGGCTGCTGGAAGACACGATCGTGATTTGGGGAGGCGAGTTCGGCCGCACGCCGATGGGAGAAAATCGAGAGAAGACAGGCCGCAATCACCACATCGATGCCTTCACCATGTGGTTCGCAGGCGGCGGATTCAAGCCGGGAATGACTTATGGCGAAACGGACGAACTTGGTTTCGGCGTGGCCGAGAATCCCTGTCACGTTCGCGATCTGCACGCGACAATCCTGCACCAGCTGGGGCTGAATCACGAACAGCTCAGCGTGCGATTTCAGGGACTCGACTACCGCCTCACCGGGGTGAATCCTGCCCATGTCATCAAGGACATTGCGAGTTGA